The following coding sequences are from one Formosa haliotis window:
- the gldL gene encoding gliding motility protein GldL has translation MAQSKASKRFMNMAYGLGASIVIIGALFKITHFELGPLTGNVMLTIGLVSEAIIFAISAFEPVDNDLDWSLVYPELAGGPQTAKAKKEEPKDAEGLLSKKLDNLLKDAKIDAELMASLGNSIKNFEGAAKGISPAVDSIASTKKYGEEMTIAASQMESLNSLYKVQLESASRQASINQESVENAQKLKDQMQSLASNLSSLNGVYGGMLSAMNKK, from the coding sequence ATGGCACAGTCAAAAGCAAGTAAAAGATTTATGAATATGGCCTACGGGCTTGGAGCGTCAATTGTAATTATTGGAGCGCTATTTAAAATTACTCACTTCGAGTTAGGACCATTAACAGGAAATGTTATGTTAACCATTGGTCTTGTATCTGAAGCAATTATTTTCGCAATTTCGGCTTTCGAACCGGTAGACAACGATTTAGATTGGTCTCTTGTATATCCAGAATTAGCGGGAGGTCCTCAAACTGCAAAAGCTAAAAAAGAAGAGCCTAAAGATGCAGAAGGTTTATTATCTAAAAAATTAGATAACTTATTAAAAGATGCAAAAATAGATGCCGAATTAATGGCAAGCTTAGGAAACAGCATTAAAAACTTTGAAGGAGCAGCAAAAGGCATTAGCCCAGCTGTAGATTCTATCGCTTCTACTAAAAAATACGGAGAAGAAATGACTATTGCAGCATCTCAAATGGAGTCTTTAAACAGTCTTTACAAAGTACAATTAGAGAGTGCTAGTCGTCAAGCTTCTATCAATCAAGAGTCTGTAGAAAATGCACAAAAATTAAAAGATCAAATGCAATCATTAGCGTCTAACTTATCATCTTTAAATGGTGTGTATGGTGGAATGCTTTCTGCAATGAATAAGAAATAA
- the gldM gene encoding gliding motility protein GldM codes for MAGGNLSARQKMINLMYLIFIAMLALNMSKEVLSAFGLMNEKLVDSNQAATERNLALLSSLDVKAGENPEKFSPLKRKADQMGELTTSFNAYLEDLKTKMAATVEDPKDYETMDKGDFLDNYFFIGDKYKPEGEEFLNEIAKYRDGVVAILKTDPKLASMADDVTEEFSTSPVTNRDGKKIDWLGYNYKGFPLVASLTKITQIQSDVKTTASEILNRMLSGSLAAEASMTNYTTLLETSKSAYFNGESFDGNIVLGRKDASTKPNKVELTLDGRPLTEKDYTIEDGKVKLKFGTGSVGEHTIEGKLTFLQDGENVEVPVKSSFATVSKPNSATISADKMNVVYRGVANPMTISFAGIADNKVSASAPGLRKGSGVGKYVMNPGTGREVTISVSGTLPDGGKVSDKATFRIKDIPSPTGTIRGEDGNVSMQRNSLEIATVGAKLDDFDFDLPLKVTSFKIKIPGQPTITVGGTRLNDKAKAALRKARRGDGITIFDIKAQISNNSSYKLKKVSPILIELSN; via the coding sequence ATGGCAGGAGGAAATTTATCTGCAAGGCAGAAAATGATTAACTTGATGTATTTAATCTTCATCGCGATGTTAGCGTTGAATATGTCAAAAGAAGTGCTATCGGCATTTGGATTAATGAACGAAAAATTGGTTGATTCTAACCAAGCGGCAACAGAACGTAATTTAGCGTTATTATCAAGCTTAGATGTTAAAGCAGGAGAAAACCCAGAAAAATTTAGCCCACTAAAACGTAAGGCAGATCAAATGGGAGAATTAACAACCAGTTTTAATGCCTATTTAGAAGACTTAAAAACTAAGATGGCTGCTACGGTAGAAGATCCTAAGGATTACGAAACCATGGATAAAGGTGATTTCTTAGATAACTATTTCTTTATTGGTGATAAATACAAGCCAGAAGGAGAAGAGTTTTTAAACGAAATTGCAAAATACAGAGATGGTGTAGTAGCAATTTTAAAGACCGATCCTAAATTGGCTTCTATGGCCGATGACGTGACGGAAGAATTTAGTACATCACCAGTTACAAACAGAGATGGAAAGAAAATTGATTGGTTAGGATATAACTACAAAGGGTTTCCTTTAGTAGCATCTTTAACAAAAATCACTCAAATTCAATCTGATGTAAAAACTACAGCTTCAGAAATCTTAAACAGAATGTTATCTGGATCTTTAGCGGCAGAGGCTTCTATGACAAACTATACAACCTTATTAGAAACATCGAAATCGGCGTATTTTAATGGAGAAAGTTTTGATGGAAACATTGTTTTAGGTCGTAAAGATGCGTCTACTAAGCCAAATAAAGTTGAATTAACTTTAGACGGAAGACCATTAACAGAAAAAGATTACACGATTGAAGACGGTAAAGTAAAATTAAAGTTTGGAACTGGAAGTGTAGGAGAGCATACTATTGAAGGTAAATTAACATTCTTACAAGATGGAGAGAATGTAGAGGTACCTGTAAAGTCTAGTTTTGCAACAGTATCTAAACCAAACTCAGCTACAATTTCTGCAGACAAAATGAATGTAGTATATCGTGGTGTTGCTAACCCAATGACTATTTCTTTCGCTGGTATTGCCGATAATAAAGTGTCTGCATCTGCACCAGGTTTAAGAAAAGGATCTGGAGTTGGTAAATATGTAATGAATCCAGGTACTGGTAGAGAAGTAACTATTAGTGTTTCTGGTACCTTACCAGATGGTGGAAAAGTTAGCGATAAAGCAACCTTTAGAATTAAAGATATTCCTAGTCCTACAGGAACAATTCGTGGAGAAGATGGTAATGTGTCTATGCAACGTAACAGTTTAGAAATAGCTACTGTTGGTGCTAAATTAGATGATTTCGATTTCGATTTACCATTAAAAGTAACTTCTTTTAAAATTAAAATCCCAGGACAACCAACAATTACTGTTGGAGGAACAAGACTTAACGATAAAGCTAAAGCGGCCTTACGTAAAGCAAGACGTGGAGATGGTATAACAATTTTCGATATTAAAGCTCAAATTAGCAATAACTCATCGTACAAGTTGAAAAAAGTATCTCCAATCTTAATTGAGCTTTCTAACTAG
- the gldN gene encoding gliding motility protein GldN: protein MNYKSFLLTLCSIFVASVSFAQANILNAKSPDEIGIRTDAQIALDNDKPLEYGYVDDRDLLFSKMVWEKIVLDERVNFPLYYPVDTNNIGSNRRSLYDVLLRSIKNDKIKNIYDDSYFTTKRTLSDIKDALVLVDTTDIGYEQYNAEGTVDPQYIRRREISAYDITEYWIKGLWYFDKRQSELKYRLLGIAPVAPDVNFIDSDTKELIPLFWVFYPDARQVLHDAKAFNNSNSAVPFSFDHILNARRFNGYIFKEENVFGDRQVQEYIADNALMQLLESDRIKESIRNFELDMWSY, encoded by the coding sequence ATGAATTATAAAAGTTTTTTATTAACCCTATGTAGCATTTTCGTAGCTTCTGTATCTTTTGCACAAGCCAACATATTAAATGCTAAGAGCCCAGACGAAATTGGAATAAGAACCGATGCGCAAATAGCTTTAGATAACGACAAACCATTAGAATATGGTTATGTAGACGATCGTGACTTATTGTTTTCTAAAATGGTTTGGGAAAAAATTGTGCTAGACGAGCGTGTAAACTTCCCTTTATATTATCCTGTAGACACAAATAATATTGGTAGCAACAGACGTTCGCTTTACGATGTACTTTTAAGAAGCATTAAGAATGATAAGATTAAAAATATCTATGACGATTCTTATTTCACAACAAAAAGAACGTTATCAGATATTAAAGATGCCTTAGTATTGGTTGATACTACCGATATTGGTTACGAGCAATACAATGCAGAAGGTACTGTAGATCCGCAATATATTAGAAGAAGAGAAATCTCTGCTTACGATATTACAGAATATTGGATAAAAGGACTTTGGTATTTCGATAAGCGTCAATCTGAGTTAAAATACCGTTTATTAGGAATCGCTCCAGTAGCACCAGATGTTAACTTTATCGATTCAGATACTAAAGAATTAATTCCATTATTTTGGGTATTCTATCCAGATGCACGTCAGGTATTACACGATGCAAAAGCCTTTAATAACAGCAATAGCGCCGTACCTTTTTCTTTCGATCATATCTTAAACGCCAGACGTTTTAACGGGTATATCTTTAAAGAAGAAAACGTATTTGGAGACCGTCAGGTTCAAGAATATATCGCAGATAATGCTTTAATGCAGTTGCTAGAATCTGATAGAATTAAAGAAAGTATTCGAAATTTCGAACTAGATATGTGGTCCTATTAA
- a CDS encoding NAD(P)/FAD-dependent oxidoreductase, whose product MKEVDYIIVGCGLAGLCFAEQAKANNKSILVFDNQSQQSSTVAGGMYNPVILKRFTAVWKSKEQLDLALPFYEQLEAKLHDTFDYKLPIYRRFLSAEEQNDWFTASDKMNVGEFLSTQLIKNTNESVQADFGYGEVLQTGRIDTPQLISAYRSYLKQEDALDESGFEYEALKPTETGFEYKTIKAKHIIFAEGFGLKHNPYFNYLPLNGTKGELLTIHAPNLKIEYVLKSSVFLIPLGDDLYKVGATYEWTDKTYAVTDAGRNELLSKLDTFLKCDYTVVDQVAGIRPTVKDRRPLVGNHPEYKNMFVLNGLGTRGVLIGPYAAKQLYSFIENGNALDPDINISRFLES is encoded by the coding sequence ATGAAAGAAGTAGATTATATCATTGTAGGTTGCGGTTTGGCAGGTCTGTGTTTTGCCGAACAAGCAAAAGCTAATAACAAATCCATTTTGGTTTTCGATAACCAGTCGCAACAATCTTCTACAGTGGCGGGAGGCATGTATAATCCGGTTATTTTAAAGCGATTTACAGCGGTTTGGAAAAGTAAAGAGCAATTAGATTTGGCTTTGCCGTTTTACGAGCAATTAGAAGCTAAATTACACGATACGTTTGATTATAAACTTCCTATTTACAGACGCTTTTTGTCTGCAGAAGAACAAAATGATTGGTTTACTGCTTCCGATAAAATGAATGTAGGCGAATTTCTTTCAACCCAATTAATTAAAAATACAAATGAAAGTGTTCAAGCCGATTTTGGTTACGGCGAAGTGCTTCAAACCGGGCGCATTGATACACCACAATTAATCTCGGCTTATAGATCGTATTTAAAACAAGAAGATGCCCTAGATGAATCTGGATTTGAATATGAAGCTTTAAAACCTACAGAAACCGGTTTTGAATATAAAACGATAAAAGCTAAACATATCATTTTCGCAGAAGGCTTTGGATTAAAACACAATCCGTACTTTAATTATTTGCCTTTAAACGGAACCAAAGGCGAATTACTAACCATTCATGCTCCTAATTTAAAAATAGAGTATGTCTTAAAATCGAGTGTGTTTTTAATTCCTTTAGGCGACGATTTGTATAAAGTGGGGGCCACTTACGAATGGACAGACAAAACCTATGCGGTTACCGACGCTGGTAGAAACGAGTTATTAAGCAAATTAGATACTTTTTTAAAGTGCGATTATACGGTTGTAGATCAGGTTGCAGGAATTCGGCCAACGGTTAAAGACCGGAGACCTTTGGTAGGAAACCATCCCGAATATAAAAATATGTTTGTTTTAAATGGTTTAGGAACACGAGGTGTTTTAATTGGCCCATATGCGGCAAAACAACTATATAGTTTTATAGAAAATGGCAATGCTTTAGATCCTGATATCAATATTTCTCGATTTTTAGAGTCTTAA
- a CDS encoding DUF983 domain-containing protein translates to MVTKGSKLYSIFTGACPKCHQESMYVVKNPYILRDTLKMHETCSHCHTKYKIEPSFFYGSMYVSYAVGIAFAVAAFIISYLFFGSGLITAFIAIVCTLIAFMPIIMRWSRNIWINIFMHYDKSLGKNLKA, encoded by the coding sequence ATGGTTACAAAAGGATCGAAACTATATAGTATTTTCACTGGCGCGTGCCCTAAATGTCATCAAGAATCTATGTATGTGGTTAAAAATCCGTATATACTTCGCGACACCCTAAAAATGCACGAAACCTGTTCGCATTGCCATACCAAATACAAAATAGAACCTTCCTTTTTTTATGGTTCTATGTATGTAAGTTATGCGGTAGGTATAGCGTTTGCCGTGGCTGCTTTTATTATTAGCTACCTGTTTTTTGGATCGGGGCTAATCACTGCATTTATTGCTATTGTTTGTACTTTAATCGCTTTTATGCCCATTATTATGCGGTGGTCGAGAAATATTTGGATTAATATATTTATGCATTACGACAAAAGTTTAGGTAAAAACCTGAAGGCTTAA
- a CDS encoding leucine-rich repeat domain-containing protein — MELGNLQNLEFLSLYHNKFKGNVPSTFKNLTQLEILQLGRNHFSGYFPEQLCGLKHLEHLSLHDNKFEGELPEELGELSNLEELIITNNKFTGYLPSSLGKLNKLSTLMLKKNHFNQEYYSFTDHMPKGYLAIETGTVVTDNN; from the coding sequence ATGGAACTCGGAAATTTACAGAACTTAGAATTTTTAAGTCTTTATCACAATAAGTTTAAAGGCAATGTACCATCAACCTTTAAAAATTTAACCCAGTTAGAAATCTTACAATTGGGGAGAAATCATTTTTCAGGGTATTTCCCAGAGCAATTATGCGGTTTAAAACACTTAGAGCATTTAAGCTTACATGACAATAAATTTGAAGGCGAACTTCCTGAAGAATTAGGTGAACTTAGTAATTTAGAAGAATTAATTATTACCAACAATAAGTTTACAGGGTATTTGCCGTCATCTTTAGGCAAATTGAATAAATTATCGACCTTAATGCTTAAGAAGAATCATTTTAATCAAGAATATTACAGTTTTACAGATCATATGCCTAAGGGATATTTAGCAATTGAAACGGGTACTGTGGTTACCGATAATAATTAA
- a CDS encoding CPXCG motif-containing cysteine-rich protein — MLEHFFTCPYCWETISMLLDSGVSKQVYIEDCEVCCNPIEIKVAFVDSELTEFQVNTI, encoded by the coding sequence ATGCTGGAACATTTTTTTACATGTCCGTATTGCTGGGAAACTATTTCTATGTTGTTAGATTCTGGAGTTTCAAAGCAAGTGTATATTGAAGATTGTGAGGTATGCTGTAATCCTATAGAAATAAAGGTTGCATTTGTAGATAGTGAACTTACAGAATTCCAGGTGAATACCATTTAG
- a CDS encoding DUF1254 domain-containing protein produces the protein MKTIYGSIIICTVLAFTACKSDKKEKASTTSLTAEEVTELTKEAYVWGFPIVENYKAIYMYGGIDSTMRMYTPFNSVKPMNVFYDYTVKSVVSGNNDTWYSNGILDLRAEPVVFHVPEVENDRYYTFQLTSMTTDNFGYIGSRATGTKEGYYAVTGPSFTGTLPDSLHQIKSPSEFVSVIGRTAVYNKADGEKVKKIQEETEIIPLSKLDSNFKPKQVAEIQWPKYNPKTRENVEALELLNWLNQYIKFGEEEAAYMKKFEAVGIKPQGDYTFYKEHPEFQKAIEEGVKQGYAEVQRLANATGKTVDGWDLAPTDVPYYGNNYDLRTGWAMKAIYVNTPIEAYYPAGNLDSDGNPLDGKNNYVLHFTKDEIPPAKYFWSITMYYADNKLMVENPIARYSIGDRTEGLKYNEDGSLTINISHNQPKEGTSNWLPAPDREFYILMRLYGPEESVLNGAWTPKSIEKVK, from the coding sequence ATGAAAACAATTTATGGTAGTATTATCATTTGCACTGTATTAGCTTTTACGGCCTGTAAAAGCGATAAAAAAGAAAAAGCAAGCACGACTTCGCTTACAGCCGAGGAAGTAACGGAGCTTACTAAGGAAGCTTACGTATGGGGATTTCCAATCGTTGAAAATTATAAAGCCATTTATATGTATGGTGGGATAGATTCAACGATGCGTATGTACACCCCGTTTAACAGCGTAAAACCCATGAACGTGTTTTACGATTATACGGTAAAATCTGTTGTAAGCGGCAATAACGACACTTGGTATTCTAATGGTATTCTCGATCTTAGGGCCGAACCTGTTGTTTTTCATGTTCCAGAAGTTGAGAACGATCGTTATTATACCTTTCAATTAACCAGTATGACCACCGATAATTTCGGATATATAGGGTCACGTGCTACAGGAACTAAAGAAGGGTATTACGCAGTTACTGGACCGTCGTTTACGGGAACACTTCCAGATAGCTTACATCAAATTAAAAGTCCTTCAGAATTTGTTTCCGTTATAGGGCGTACTGCCGTATACAATAAAGCTGATGGCGAAAAGGTGAAAAAAATTCAAGAGGAAACAGAAATTATTCCTTTAAGTAAATTGGATTCCAATTTCAAACCAAAACAAGTTGCCGAAATCCAATGGCCAAAATACAATCCTAAAACAAGAGAAAACGTAGAGGCTCTAGAATTGCTCAATTGGTTAAATCAATACATAAAGTTTGGAGAAGAAGAAGCTGCTTATATGAAGAAATTTGAAGCCGTTGGGATTAAACCCCAAGGTGACTATACATTTTATAAAGAGCATCCTGAATTTCAGAAAGCTATAGAAGAAGGTGTAAAACAAGGCTATGCCGAAGTACAAAGACTCGCAAATGCAACAGGAAAAACCGTTGATGGTTGGGATTTAGCACCAACTGATGTCCCGTACTATGGCAATAATTACGATTTACGTACAGGTTGGGCTATGAAAGCCATTTATGTAAACACACCTATAGAAGCGTATTATCCTGCAGGAAACCTAGACTCCGACGGTAATCCGCTTGATGGTAAAAACAACTATGTTTTACATTTTACTAAAGATGAGATTCCTCCTGCAAAATACTTTTGGTCGATTACCATGTATTATGCCGATAACAAACTCATGGTAGAAAATCCTATTGCGCGTTATTCTATTGGGGATAGAACAGAAGGTTTAAAATATAACGAAGATGGCTCTCTAACCATTAATATTAGTCATAACCAACCAAAAGAAGGCACTTCCAACTGGTTGCCAGCACCAGATCGAGAGTTTTATATTTTAATGCGTTTGTATGGACCGGAAGAATCGGTATTAAACGGAGCATGGACACCTAAGTCTATTGAAAAAGTAAAGTAA
- a CDS encoding DUF1254 domain-containing protein, whose translation MKTNKQYVSILLITGLLSLNACKEKSKEVPVEETKTAETALTVTEDNYVQAETDWNWNVQQASTPINHWLHKEPVTKENQTIIRSNADVVYSLALVDVSEGATFTIPKRENGAMQLMQLIDENHFTRKVIFAGESATLTPKDLSGGTYVYILARTRISDDLGETKQAQKGMIIDAKSAIPYKSKGFKSEDVEAFRTKLIKDVTEDHLEIVGAKGFGEKPSDVDKVNYLHVAAMGWGGLPPKYAQYTALIKGQGSGAKNQTLTFPKPDLDYDKGGFFSITTYNAESWIGEENFYISMDRMKDNGDGTVTVDFNSGTPYSVDVSEGWNGTLRLYLPKDANKTLEEINHFVTIPISKK comes from the coding sequence ATGAAAACCAATAAACAATATGTATCCATACTTTTAATAACAGGTCTGTTAAGTTTAAATGCCTGTAAAGAGAAATCTAAAGAAGTTCCTGTAGAAGAAACCAAAACCGCAGAAACAGCTTTAACGGTAACCGAAGACAATTATGTACAAGCAGAAACCGATTGGAACTGGAATGTGCAGCAAGCCTCCACTCCAATTAACCATTGGCTTCATAAAGAACCGGTAACCAAAGAAAATCAAACCATTATCCGTTCTAATGCCGATGTGGTATATTCTTTAGCATTAGTAGATGTAAGCGAAGGCGCAACCTTTACGATTCCTAAAAGAGAAAATGGTGCCATGCAGTTAATGCAATTAATAGACGAAAATCATTTCACAAGAAAAGTAATTTTTGCTGGAGAGTCTGCGACCCTAACTCCTAAAGATTTATCAGGAGGAACGTATGTGTATATTCTGGCACGAACCCGTATTTCTGATGATTTGGGAGAGACAAAACAAGCTCAGAAAGGTATGATTATCGATGCGAAATCGGCCATTCCATATAAAAGTAAAGGGTTCAAGTCAGAAGATGTAGAAGCCTTTAGAACTAAGTTAATTAAAGATGTAACCGAAGATCATTTAGAAATAGTTGGAGCCAAAGGATTTGGTGAAAAACCATCAGATGTTGATAAAGTTAATTATCTACATGTCGCAGCTATGGGTTGGGGAGGTTTACCACCAAAATATGCGCAATACACTGCGTTGATTAAAGGTCAAGGTTCTGGTGCAAAAAATCAAACCCTTACGTTTCCTAAACCAGATCTTGACTATGATAAAGGTGGATTCTTTTCAATTACAACTTACAATGCCGAATCTTGGATTGGAGAAGAAAATTTTTATATAAGTATGGATAGAATGAAAGACAATGGAGATGGTACGGTAACGGTCGACTTTAATTCTGGCACACCTTATTCTGTAGATGTATCAGAAGGTTGGAATGGTACGCTTAGGCTATATCTTCCTAAAGATGCCAATAAAACTTTAGAAGAAATTAATCATTTTGTTACGATTCCAATAAGTAAAAAATAG
- a CDS encoding HAD family hydrolase: protein MKKLSTLHSYLFILLFAMVFTSCKEQTHTQETATTTESEHPKEIADPLPSWNEGKAKQAIIDFVTNSTTVGHPDFIEKSDRIVTTDNDGTLWSEQPMYFQLFFALDRIKALAPEHPEWKNKQPYKAVLENDMKTLMAQGEKGLLEIVMTTHAGMSTDEFAGIVKDWIGTAEHPIKKKKYTELIFQPMLELVKYFQANEFKTFIVSGGGIEFMRPWAEEVYGIPSENVIGSSIKTKYSYNDGKPTITRLAEIDLIDDKDGKPVGINRYIGRKPVVAIGNSDGDLQMMHWAESNPIKNLQIYVHHTDSIREWKYDRQSHIGTFDKALDEATDKGWDIVDMAKDWKVIYPYELKN, encoded by the coding sequence ATGAAAAAACTTAGCACATTACATTCGTATTTATTTATCCTATTGTTTGCCATGGTATTTACATCTTGTAAAGAACAAACACATACACAGGAAACGGCTACAACAACTGAAAGCGAACACCCTAAAGAGATAGCAGACCCGCTACCCTCATGGAATGAAGGAAAAGCAAAACAAGCTATTATCGATTTTGTAACCAACTCGACTACTGTTGGTCATCCAGATTTTATAGAAAAATCAGACCGTATCGTTACTACCGATAACGATGGTACATTGTGGTCTGAACAGCCAATGTATTTTCAATTATTTTTTGCATTAGACCGTATTAAAGCCTTAGCTCCAGAACATCCGGAATGGAAAAACAAACAACCTTATAAAGCCGTATTAGAAAACGATATGAAAACCTTAATGGCTCAAGGCGAAAAAGGACTTTTAGAAATCGTTATGACTACACATGCTGGAATGAGTACCGACGAATTTGCAGGCATTGTAAAAGATTGGATAGGCACAGCTGAACACCCGATTAAAAAGAAAAAATATACCGAATTAATTTTCCAACCTATGCTTGAGCTTGTAAAATACTTCCAAGCGAACGAGTTTAAAACGTTCATCGTATCTGGTGGTGGCATTGAATTTATGCGACCATGGGCAGAAGAAGTGTATGGCATTCCTAGTGAAAACGTTATAGGAAGTAGCATTAAAACAAAATACAGTTACAACGACGGTAAACCAACTATTACTCGTCTTGCTGAAATTGATTTAATTGATGATAAAGATGGTAAACCTGTTGGAATTAACCGTTACATCGGGCGTAAGCCTGTAGTCGCTATTGGTAACTCTGATGGTGATTTACAAATGATGCATTGGGCAGAATCAAACCCTATTAAAAATTTACAAATTTATGTACACCACACCGATTCTATTCGTGAATGGAAATACGATAGACAATCACATATCGGTACATTTGACAAAGCTTTAGACGAAGCTACAGACAAAGGATGGGATATCGTAGATATGGCTAAAGACTGGAAGGTTATTTATCCTTACGAGTTAAAAAATTAA
- a CDS encoding arylsulfatase: MNRITISTLVVLLALCVPNFGQAQKNNKRPSKPNIIMLVSDDTGWGDLGVYGGGVGRGMPTPNLDNVAKEGMQFWSFYGQPSCTPGRAAMQTGRIPNRSGMTTVAFQGQGGGLPAAEWTLASILKKANYNTYFSGKWHLGEADYAMPSNQGYDKMENVVLYHLNAYTYAFPSWNPEMSPEMAAFFQKSTKGILEGEAGKAVREISKVTPENIAELDMNMTDNVLKQMDIYAKDKNPFFMSINFAKNHQPNLPSKQFKGKSPAKSNYADCVMEMDYNVGRIMDKIKALGIAENTIVIYTVDNGAWQDVYPDAGYTPFRGSKGTDREGGSLVPALAWWPGQIKAGTDNHDIVGGLDLMATFASLAGVTLPTNDREGVPMVFDSYDMSNILFDEGEPLRRKWFYFTESELSPGAVRVDRWKAVFNTRGDNGAQAGSDAPGQQLGWRGDETYIATVPAIYDLWADPQERYDLFMNSFTEKTWTLPIFNKASQDLMKSYVKYPPRPLQSEVFTGPMEITRFRNIEKAKLLLKEKGIVIPELEGK, from the coding sequence ATGAATCGAATTACCATCTCAACGCTTGTCGTTTTACTCGCGCTTTGTGTACCGAATTTTGGACAAGCACAGAAGAACAACAAAAGACCTAGCAAACCTAACATTATTATGCTTGTCTCTGATGATACTGGCTGGGGTGACCTTGGCGTATACGGAGGAGGTGTTGGACGTGGAATGCCTACTCCAAATTTAGACAATGTTGCAAAAGAAGGTATGCAATTTTGGTCTTTTTATGGTCAACCAAGTTGTACTCCAGGTAGGGCTGCCATGCAAACAGGTAGAATTCCTAACCGTTCTGGAATGACAACTGTAGCATTTCAAGGACAAGGAGGAGGTCTTCCTGCAGCAGAATGGACTTTAGCTTCTATACTTAAGAAAGCCAATTACAATACCTATTTCTCTGGAAAATGGCATTTAGGAGAAGCCGATTATGCTATGCCTAGTAACCAAGGCTACGATAAAATGGAAAATGTGGTATTATATCACTTAAATGCATATACTTACGCATTCCCTTCTTGGAACCCTGAAATGTCGCCAGAAATGGCTGCCTTTTTCCAAAAATCAACTAAAGGTATTTTAGAAGGAGAAGCTGGTAAAGCAGTTAGAGAAATTTCTAAAGTAACTCCAGAAAACATTGCGGAATTAGACATGAATATGACAGACAATGTTTTAAAACAAATGGATATCTATGCAAAAGATAAAAATCCATTTTTTATGAGTATTAACTTCGCTAAAAATCACCAACCTAACTTACCTTCAAAACAATTTAAAGGTAAATCTCCTGCTAAAAGTAATTATGCCGATTGTGTTATGGAAATGGACTATAACGTAGGACGTATTATGGACAAAATTAAAGCGTTAGGTATTGCTGAAAACACCATTGTAATTTATACTGTAGATAACGGTGCTTGGCAAGATGTTTATCCAGATGCTGGATACACACCTTTCAGAGGATCTAAAGGAACAGATAGAGAAGGTGGAAGTCTTGTACCAGCATTAGCTTGGTGGCCAGGACAAATTAAAGCTGGAACTGACAATCATGACATAGTAGGTGGATTAGACCTTATGGCTACTTTTGCTAGCTTAGCCGGTGTTACCCTACCAACAAATGATAGAGAAGGTGTACCAATGGTTTTTGATAGTTACGACATGTCTAACATATTATTCGATGAGGGTGAGCCTTTACGTAGAAAATGGTTCTACTTTACAGAATCTGAATTATCGCCAGGTGCAGTGCGCGTAGACCGATGGAAAGCCGTTTTTAACACACGTGGTGACAATGGTGCACAAGCTGGTAGTGATGCTCCAGGACAACAATTAGGATGGAGAGGTGATGAGACTTATATCGCAACAGTACCTGCAATTTACGACCTATGGGCAGACCCACAAGAGCGTTACGATTTATTTATGAATAGCTTTACAGAAAAAACATGGACCTTACCTATTTTCAATAAAGCCTCTCAAGATCTAATGAAATCGTATGTAAAATATCCACCACGTCCGCTTCAAAGTGAAGTATTTACAGGGCCAATGGAAATAACACGCTTTAGAAACATAGAAAAAGCAAAACTTTTACTTAAAGAAAAAGGGATTGTAATTCCAGAATTAGAAGGTAAATAA